The following proteins come from a genomic window of Tenebrio molitor chromosome 9, icTenMoli1.1, whole genome shotgun sequence:
- the unc-104 gene encoding kinesin-like protein unc-104 isoform X3, with product MFPFVLGKQIPIMSSVKVAVRVRPFNNREISRECKCIIKMGGNTTTIINPKADPKEPLKSFNFDYSYWSHDEDDPEFSSQLVVYKDIGEEMLQHSFDGYNVCIFAYGQTGAGKSYTMMGKQEDGQEGIIPQICKDLFNRIHTNDNTDIKYSVEVSYMEIYCERVRDLLNPKNKGNLRVREHPLLGPYVEDLSKLAVTSYEDIHDLIDEGNKARTVAATNMNETSSRSHAVFTIFFTQQRYDQTTALCTEKVSKISLVDLAGSERADSTGAKGTRLKEGANINKSLTTLGKVISALAEIASKSKKSKKADFIPYRDSVLTWLLRENLGGNSKTAMIAAISPADINYDETLSTLRYADRAKQIVCKAVVNEDANAKLIRELKEEIQKLRELLKAEGIEVHEGPDGKVIYEKREPPRAEDNIVARNNKENNERVRTTSTTIAEEAVDQLQASEKLIAELNETWEEKLKRTEAIRIQREAVFAEMGVAVKEDGITVGVFSPKCTPHLVNLNEDPFMSECLIYYTKDGITRVGSAEANIPQDIQLVGSHIKSEHCIFENKDGKVTLIPSTGALIYVNGREITEPVVLKTGSRVILGKNHVFRFTHPDEAREMREKNTTPVETVDWNFAQIELLEKQGVDLKAEMEKRLLTLEEQYRKEKETADQLFEEQRKNYEARIDALQKQVEEQSMTMSMYSSYTPEDFNNDEDIFVNPLFDAECNWTEKEYELAANAWRKWKHHQFTSLRDDLWGNAIFLKEANAISVELKKKVQFQFTLLTETLYSPLPPDLRPVIDYDQDEDATQPKTIVAVEVQDTKNGATHYWSLDKLRQRLELMRLVYNEEVVEMPSPEVGETTTPLLRCLTQCPPSPSRFSLTSLLPSRQRLELMREMYHNEAEMSPTSPDYNVESLTGGDPFYDRFPWFRMVGRGFVYLSNLLYPVTLIHKVAIVSEKGDVRGYLRVAVQAVMDEDNSDQVGVRQSARIAFETPKAVIEHKNSHNMDERIIEGQNGIDPIKLDELIECDADSGRGDSSVSSDLKEDEIPDHLAIGKEFTFRVTVLQAVGISTEYADIFCQFNFLHRHDEAFSTEPVKNSGKGTPLGFYHVQNITVSTTKSFIDYIKTQPIVFEVFGHYQQHPLHKDAKLEGSVRQPPRRMLPPSIPISQPVRSSKFGALPSPCTAHIHAKVDVLVWFEICELAPSGEYVPVVVEHSDDLPCRGLFLLHQGIQRRIRITIVHDQAAEIKWRDVKELVVGRIRNSPESDEDEDNDNSVLSLGLFPGEYLEVPGDDRVMFRFEAAWDSSLHNSPLLNRVTSGREQIFMTISAYLELENCGRPAIITKDLSMVIYGRTGPSSFKRLFSGNYRNDEANRLSGVYELLLRRASEAGSPGVQRRQRRVLDTSSTYVRGEENLHGWRPRGDSLIFDHQWELEKLTRLEEVEWMRHTLLLRERLGYDRSINHNKYHVEYTKSEKEVCNMVAKNNNLNNAVQNNDFYEYTDREKQLLIKCIRLIQGKGRDSVSGMKDNEVASPSEEMTEMSTSMLSSMMSNASIELCSPERAALPGECAPFPPVPVSPPGPRDPELVLYVPDMEEIRISPVVARKGYLNVLEHKTKGWKKRWVSVRRPYVFIFRDEKDPVERALINLGTAQVEYSEDQLAMVRLPNTFSVVSKHRGYLLQTLHEKEVHDWLYAINPLLAGQIRSKSARRNPQSRQENCDSVGSVACK from the exons ATGTTTCCCTTTG TTTTAGGGAAACAAATTCCGATCATGTCGTCGGTAAAAGTAGCAGTACGGGTCCGGCCCTTCAACAACAGAGAAATATCACGAGAATGCAAATGTATAATAAAGATGGGTGGCAACACCACCA CCATCATCAACCCGAAAGCAGACCCTAAAGAGCCCCTCAAGAGCTTCAACTTTGACTATTCTTACTGGTCCCATGAC GAAGACGATCCCGAATTCTCCTCACAACTTGTCGTCTACAAAGACATCGGCGAGGAGATGCTGCAGCACTCCTTCGACGGCTACAATGTCTGCATCTTCGCCTACGGCCAAACCGGAGCGGGCAAGTCCTACACGATGATGGGCAAACAAGAAGACGGACAAGAAGGCATCATCCCCCAAATCTGCAAGGACCTATTCAACAGAATACACACTAACGATAACACCGACATCAAGTATTCAGTGGAAGTAAGCTACATGGAGATCTACTGCGAGAGGGTGCGAGACTTGCTCAACCCCAAGAACAAAGGGAACTTGAGGGTCCGCGAGCACCCCCTCCTGGGGCCATACGTCGAGGATCTGAGCAAGCTGGCGGTGACCAGCTACGAGGACATTCACGACCTCATCGACGAAGGCAACAAGGCCCGCACCGTCGCCGCCACCAACATGAACGAAACCAGTTCGAGGTCGCACGCCGTGTTTACTATTTTCTTCACGCAGCAGCGATACGATCAGACCACCGCGTTGTGCACGGAGAAGGTGTCGAAGATCTCGCTGGTCGACCTTGCCGGCTCCGAGAGGGCCGACTCCACGGGTGCCAAGGGAACGAGGCTGAAGGAGGGCGCCAACATCAACAAGAGTCTCACCACTTTGGGGAAAGTCATATCGGCCCTCGCTGAAATC GCCTCCAAGAGCAAGAAATCGAAAAAGGCCGACTTCATACCTTACCGAGACTCGGTCCTCACCTGGCTGCTCCGCGAGAACCTCGGGGGCAACAGCAAGACCGCCATGATCGCCGCCATCTCCCCCGCCGACATCAATTACGACGAGACCCTTTCCACCCTCAG GTACGCCGACAGGGCGAAACAGATCGTGTGCAAGGCCGTCGTCAACGAGGACGCCAACGCGAAACTCATCCGCGAGCTCAAGGAGGAGATCCAGAAGCTGCGCGAACTCCTCAAGGCCGAAGGGATCGAAGTGCACGAGG GGCCGGATGGCAAAGTTATTTATGAGAAAAGGGAGCCCCCTA GAGCGGAGGATAACATCGTCGCCCGCAACAACAAGGAGAACAACGAGAGGGTGAGGACGACGTCGACGACGATAGCCGAGGAGGCGGTCGACCAATTGCAAGCCAGCGAGAAGCTGATAGCCG AACTGAACGAGACGTGGGAGGAGAAGCTGAAACGCACCGAGGCCATCAGGATACAACGCGAGGCCGTCTTCGCCGAGATGGGGGTGGCCGTGAAGGAGGACGGCATCACGGTGGGGGTGTTCTCCCCCAAGTGCACGCCCCACTTGGTCAACTTGAACGAGGACCCGTTCATGTCGGAGTGCTTGATTTATTACACGAAGGACGGCATCACGAGGGTGGGATCCGCGGAGGCCAACATTCCGCAGGACATTCAGCTGGTCGGCTCCCACATCAAATCGGAGCACTGCATCTTCGAGAACAAAGACGGCAAAGTTACGCTGATACCGTCGACTGGGGCCCTAATTTATGTTAATGGACGGGAG ATCACGGAACCCGTGGTCCTCAAGACCGGCTCTAGAGTAATCCTCGGCAAGAACCACGTGTTCCGTTTCACTCATCCAGACGAAGCGAGAGAAATGCGCGAGAAGAACACCACCCCCGTCGAAACCGTCGACTGGAACTTCGCACAGATCGAGCTCCTGGAGAAGCAAGGCGTCGATCTCAAAGCCGAAATGGAGAAGCGTCTCCTCACCCTGGAAGAACAATACCGCAAAGAGAAAGAAACCGCCGACCAACTGTTCGAAGAACAGAGAAAG AACTACGAGGCCAGAATCGACGCCCTGCAGAAACAGGTGGAAGAGCAGAGCATGACGATGTCGATGTACAGTTCCTACACTCCCGAAGACTTCAACAATGACGAAGACATTTTCG TGAACCCTCTGTTTGACGCAGAGTGCAATTGGACCGAGAAAGAGTACGAGCTGGCGGCCAACGCCTGGAGGAAGTGGAAGCATCACCAGTTCACGTCGTTACGCGACGATCTGTGGGGCAACGCCATCTTCCTCAAAGAGGCGAATGCCATATCCGTCGAACTCAAGAAGAAG GTCCAGTTCCAGTTCACTTTGCTCACCGAAACCTTGTACTCTCCCCTGCCGCCCGACCTGCGCCCCGTCATCGACTACGACCAAGACGAGGACGCCACCCAACCCAAGACCATCGTCGCCGTCGAGGTCCAGGACACTAAGAACGGCGCCACTCACTACTGGTCGCTGGACAAGTTGCG TCAAAGACTGGAATTGATGCGTCTGGTTTATAACGAGGAAGTGGTCGAAATGCCGAGTCCGGAAGTTGGCGAAACGACGACGCCTTTGCTGAGATGTCTGACGCAATGTCCACCGTCACCTTCACGCTTCTCTCTTACCAGTCTGTTACCGTCGAG ACAAAGACTCGAACTGATGCGCGAGATGTACCACAACGAGGCCGAGATGTCTCCCACGTCTCCCGATTACAATGTGGAGTCGCTGACCGGGGGCGACCCCTTCTACGACCGCTTCCCCTGGTTCAGGATGGTGGGTCGCGGGTTCGTCTACTTGAGCAACCTCCTCTACCCCGTCACGCTCATCCACAAAGTGGCGATCGTGAGCGAAAAGGGTGACGTCAGGGGGTACCTGAGGGTGGCAGTTCAAGCTGTCATGGACGAGGACAATTCCGATCAAGTGGGCGTCCGACAGAGTGCCAGGATAGCCTTCGAAACGCCTAAAG CCGTTATCGAACACAAAAACAGCCACAACATGGACGAACGTATTATCGAAGGTCAGAACGGTATTGATCCCATTAAGCTCGATGAACTTATTGAGTGTGATGCAGATTCGGGTCGTGGAGACAGTTCGGTGTCTTCAGATTTGAAAGAGGACGAAATTCCCGATCATTTAGCGATAGGAAAAGAGTTTACTTTCAGAGTGACAGTGCTGCAAGCAGTGGGCATTTCGACGGAGTACGCCGACATTTTCTGCCAGTTTAA CTTTTTGCACAGACACGACGAAGCCTTCTCCACGGAGCCAGTCAAGAACTCCGGAAAAGGCACCCCTCTCGGGTTCTACCATGTACAAAAC ATAACTGTATCCACAACCAAATCATTCATCGACTACATCAAGACCCAGCCTATCGTATTCGAAGTCTTCGGCCACTACCAACAGCACCCGCTCCACAAAGACGCCAAACTGGAAGGCAGCGTCCGACAGCCACCTCGCCGCATGCTCCCACCCTCCATTCCCATATCCCAGCCGGTCAGGTCTAGCAAATTCGGCGCACTTCCCTCCCCTTGTACCGCTCACATCCACGCCAAAGTCGACGTCCTGGTCTGGTTCGAGATTTGCGAGTTGGCCCCCAGCGGCGAGTACGTCCCCGTGGTGGTGGAGCACAGCGACGACCTGCCCTGCAGAGGGTTGTTCCTGCTGCACCAGGGCATCCAGAGACGGATCAGGATCACCATAGTTCACGATCAAGCCGCCGAAATCAAGTGGAGGGACGTGAAGGAGTTGGTGGTGGGGAGGATCAGGAACAGTCCGGAGTCGGACGAAGACGAGGATAATGATAACTCAGTTTTGTCCTTGGGACTGTTCCCAGGGGAGTATCTGGAGGTTCCCGGAGATGACAGAGTCATGTTCCGTTTCGAAGCCGCATGGGACAGTTCCCTGCACAATTCGCCGCTGTTGAACAGAGTCACGTCAGGGAGAGAACAAATCTTCATGACGATTTCAGCATATCTGGAG TTGGAAAATTGTGGCCGCCCCGCCATCATAACCAAAGATCTGAGCATGGTGATCTACGGCAGGACCGGCCCCAGCTCATTCAAACGTCTCTTCTCCGGGAATTACCGCAACGACGAAGCCAACAGACTGTCGGGAGTGTACGAATTGCTCTTGCGGCGAGCCAGCGAAGCAGGTAGTCCAG GGGTGCAGCGACGCCAGCGCCGCGTCCTCGACACCAGCTCCACTTACGTCCGCGGTGAGGAGAACCTCCACGGTTGGCGCCCCAGAGGCGACTCGTTGATCTTCGACCACCAGTGGGAGCTCGAGAAGCTGACGCGTCTCGAGGAGGTGGAGTGGATGCGTCACACTCTCCTCCTGCGCGAACGTTTGGGTTACGACAGGTCGATCAATCACAACAAGTACCACGTGGAGTATACCAAGAGCGAGAAGGAAGTGTGCAATATGGTGGCCAAGAACAACAATCTGAACAACGCCGTTCAGAATAACGATTTCTACGAGTACACCGACAGGGAGAAGCAGTTGCTGATAAAGTGCATACGGTTGATCCAGGGGAAGGGTCGCGACAGCGTCTCGGGGATGAAAGATAACGAGGTGGCGAGCCCCTCGGAGGAGATGACGGAGATGAGCACCAGCATGTTGTCGAGCATGATGTCCAACGCATCGATAGAGTTGTGTTCACCGGAGAGGGCGGCTCTGCCGGGTGAATGTGCTCCCTTCCCACCGGTTCCGGTGTCGCCTCCGGGACCGAGGGATCCGGAGTTGGTGCTGTACGTGCCCGATATGGAGGAGATCAGGATTTCGCCGGTGGTTGCCAGGAAAGGATATCTGAACGTTTTGGAGCACAAGACGAAGGGATGGAAGAAGCGATGGGTG
- the unc-104 gene encoding kinesin-like protein unc-104 isoform X12: MFPFVLGKQIPIMSSVKVAVRVRPFNNREISRECKCIIKMGGNTTTIINPKADPKEPLKSFNFDYSYWSHDEDDPEFSSQLVVYKDIGEEMLQHSFDGYNVCIFAYGQTGAGKSYTMMGKQEDGQEGIIPQICKDLFNRIHTNDNTDIKYSVEVSYMEIYCERVRDLLNPKNKGNLRVREHPLLGPYVEDLSKLAVTSYEDIHDLIDEGNKARTVAATNMNETSSRSHAVFTIFFTQQRYDQTTALCTEKVSKISLVDLAGSERADSTGAKGTRLKEGANINKSLTTLGKVISALAEIASKSKKSKKADFIPYRDSVLTWLLRENLGGNSKTAMIAAISPADINYDETLSTLRYADRAKQIVCKAVVNEDANAKLIRELKEEIQKLRELLKAEGIEVHEGPDGKVIYEKREPPRAEDNIVARNNKENNERVRTTSTTIAEEAVDQLQASEKLIAELNETWEEKLKRTEAIRIQREAVFAEMGVAVKEDGITVGVFSPKCTPHLVNLNEDPFMSECLIYYTKDGITRVGSAEANIPQDIQLVGSHIKSEHCIFENKDGKVTLIPSTGALIYVNGREITEPVVLKTGSRVILGKNHVFRFTHPDEAREMREKNTTPVETVDWNFAQIELLEKQGVDLKAEMEKRLLTLEEQYRKEKETADQLFEEQRKNYEARIDALQKQVEEQSMTMSMYSSYTPEDFNNDEDIFVNPLFDAECNWTEKEYELAANAWRKWKHHQFTSLRDDLWGNAIFLKEANAISVELKKKVQFQFTLLTETLYSPLPPDLRPVIDYDQDEDATQPKTIVAVEVQDTKNGATHYWSLDKLRQRLELMREMYHNEAEMSPTSPDYNVESLTGGDPFYDRFPWFRMVGRGFVYLSNLLYPVTLIHKVAIVSEKGDVRGYLRVAVQAVMDEDNSDQVGVRQSARIAFETPKAVIEHKNSHNMDERIIEGQNGIDPIKLDELIECDADSGRGDSSVSSDLKEDEIPDHLAIGKEFTFRVTVLQAVGISTEYADIFCQFNFLHRHDEAFSTEPVKNSGKGTPLGFYHVQNITVSTTKSFIDYIKTQPIVFEVFGHYQQHPLHKDAKLEGSVRQPPRRMLPPSIPISQPVRSSKFGALPSPCTAHIHAKVDVLVWFEICELAPSGEYVPVVVEHSDDLPCRGLFLLHQGIQRRIRITIVHDQAAEIKWRDVKELVVGRIRNSPESDEDEDNDNSVLSLGLFPGEYLEVPGDDRVMFRFEAAWDSSLHNSPLLNRVTSGREQIFMTISAYLELENCGRPAIITKDLSMVIYGRTGPSSFKRLFSGNYRNDEANRLSGVYELLLRRASEAGSPGVQRRQRRVLDTSSTYVRGEENLHGWRPRGDSLIFDHQWELEKLTRLEEVEWMRHTLLLRERLGYDRSINHNKYHVEYTKSEKEVCNMVAKNNNLNNAVQNNDFYEYTDREKQLLIKCIRLIQGKGRDSVSGMKDNEVASPSEEMTEMSTSMLSSMMSNASIELCSPERAALPGECAPFPPVPVSPPGPRDPELVLYVPDMEEIRISPVVARKGYLNVLEHKTKGWKKRWVSVRRPYVFIFRDEKDPVERALINLGTAQVEYSEDQLAMVRLPNTFSVVSKHRGYLLQTLHEKEVHDWLYAINPLLAGQIRSKSARRNPQSRQENCDSVGSVACK, encoded by the exons ATGTTTCCCTTTG TTTTAGGGAAACAAATTCCGATCATGTCGTCGGTAAAAGTAGCAGTACGGGTCCGGCCCTTCAACAACAGAGAAATATCACGAGAATGCAAATGTATAATAAAGATGGGTGGCAACACCACCA CCATCATCAACCCGAAAGCAGACCCTAAAGAGCCCCTCAAGAGCTTCAACTTTGACTATTCTTACTGGTCCCATGAC GAAGACGATCCCGAATTCTCCTCACAACTTGTCGTCTACAAAGACATCGGCGAGGAGATGCTGCAGCACTCCTTCGACGGCTACAATGTCTGCATCTTCGCCTACGGCCAAACCGGAGCGGGCAAGTCCTACACGATGATGGGCAAACAAGAAGACGGACAAGAAGGCATCATCCCCCAAATCTGCAAGGACCTATTCAACAGAATACACACTAACGATAACACCGACATCAAGTATTCAGTGGAAGTAAGCTACATGGAGATCTACTGCGAGAGGGTGCGAGACTTGCTCAACCCCAAGAACAAAGGGAACTTGAGGGTCCGCGAGCACCCCCTCCTGGGGCCATACGTCGAGGATCTGAGCAAGCTGGCGGTGACCAGCTACGAGGACATTCACGACCTCATCGACGAAGGCAACAAGGCCCGCACCGTCGCCGCCACCAACATGAACGAAACCAGTTCGAGGTCGCACGCCGTGTTTACTATTTTCTTCACGCAGCAGCGATACGATCAGACCACCGCGTTGTGCACGGAGAAGGTGTCGAAGATCTCGCTGGTCGACCTTGCCGGCTCCGAGAGGGCCGACTCCACGGGTGCCAAGGGAACGAGGCTGAAGGAGGGCGCCAACATCAACAAGAGTCTCACCACTTTGGGGAAAGTCATATCGGCCCTCGCTGAAATC GCCTCCAAGAGCAAGAAATCGAAAAAGGCCGACTTCATACCTTACCGAGACTCGGTCCTCACCTGGCTGCTCCGCGAGAACCTCGGGGGCAACAGCAAGACCGCCATGATCGCCGCCATCTCCCCCGCCGACATCAATTACGACGAGACCCTTTCCACCCTCAG GTACGCCGACAGGGCGAAACAGATCGTGTGCAAGGCCGTCGTCAACGAGGACGCCAACGCGAAACTCATCCGCGAGCTCAAGGAGGAGATCCAGAAGCTGCGCGAACTCCTCAAGGCCGAAGGGATCGAAGTGCACGAGG GGCCGGATGGCAAAGTTATTTATGAGAAAAGGGAGCCCCCTA GAGCGGAGGATAACATCGTCGCCCGCAACAACAAGGAGAACAACGAGAGGGTGAGGACGACGTCGACGACGATAGCCGAGGAGGCGGTCGACCAATTGCAAGCCAGCGAGAAGCTGATAGCCG AACTGAACGAGACGTGGGAGGAGAAGCTGAAACGCACCGAGGCCATCAGGATACAACGCGAGGCCGTCTTCGCCGAGATGGGGGTGGCCGTGAAGGAGGACGGCATCACGGTGGGGGTGTTCTCCCCCAAGTGCACGCCCCACTTGGTCAACTTGAACGAGGACCCGTTCATGTCGGAGTGCTTGATTTATTACACGAAGGACGGCATCACGAGGGTGGGATCCGCGGAGGCCAACATTCCGCAGGACATTCAGCTGGTCGGCTCCCACATCAAATCGGAGCACTGCATCTTCGAGAACAAAGACGGCAAAGTTACGCTGATACCGTCGACTGGGGCCCTAATTTATGTTAATGGACGGGAG ATCACGGAACCCGTGGTCCTCAAGACCGGCTCTAGAGTAATCCTCGGCAAGAACCACGTGTTCCGTTTCACTCATCCAGACGAAGCGAGAGAAATGCGCGAGAAGAACACCACCCCCGTCGAAACCGTCGACTGGAACTTCGCACAGATCGAGCTCCTGGAGAAGCAAGGCGTCGATCTCAAAGCCGAAATGGAGAAGCGTCTCCTCACCCTGGAAGAACAATACCGCAAAGAGAAAGAAACCGCCGACCAACTGTTCGAAGAACAGAGAAAG AACTACGAGGCCAGAATCGACGCCCTGCAGAAACAGGTGGAAGAGCAGAGCATGACGATGTCGATGTACAGTTCCTACACTCCCGAAGACTTCAACAATGACGAAGACATTTTCG TGAACCCTCTGTTTGACGCAGAGTGCAATTGGACCGAGAAAGAGTACGAGCTGGCGGCCAACGCCTGGAGGAAGTGGAAGCATCACCAGTTCACGTCGTTACGCGACGATCTGTGGGGCAACGCCATCTTCCTCAAAGAGGCGAATGCCATATCCGTCGAACTCAAGAAGAAG GTCCAGTTCCAGTTCACTTTGCTCACCGAAACCTTGTACTCTCCCCTGCCGCCCGACCTGCGCCCCGTCATCGACTACGACCAAGACGAGGACGCCACCCAACCCAAGACCATCGTCGCCGTCGAGGTCCAGGACACTAAGAACGGCGCCACTCACTACTGGTCGCTGGACAAGTTGCG ACAAAGACTCGAACTGATGCGCGAGATGTACCACAACGAGGCCGAGATGTCTCCCACGTCTCCCGATTACAATGTGGAGTCGCTGACCGGGGGCGACCCCTTCTACGACCGCTTCCCCTGGTTCAGGATGGTGGGTCGCGGGTTCGTCTACTTGAGCAACCTCCTCTACCCCGTCACGCTCATCCACAAAGTGGCGATCGTGAGCGAAAAGGGTGACGTCAGGGGGTACCTGAGGGTGGCAGTTCAAGCTGTCATGGACGAGGACAATTCCGATCAAGTGGGCGTCCGACAGAGTGCCAGGATAGCCTTCGAAACGCCTAAAG CCGTTATCGAACACAAAAACAGCCACAACATGGACGAACGTATTATCGAAGGTCAGAACGGTATTGATCCCATTAAGCTCGATGAACTTATTGAGTGTGATGCAGATTCGGGTCGTGGAGACAGTTCGGTGTCTTCAGATTTGAAAGAGGACGAAATTCCCGATCATTTAGCGATAGGAAAAGAGTTTACTTTCAGAGTGACAGTGCTGCAAGCAGTGGGCATTTCGACGGAGTACGCCGACATTTTCTGCCAGTTTAA CTTTTTGCACAGACACGACGAAGCCTTCTCCACGGAGCCAGTCAAGAACTCCGGAAAAGGCACCCCTCTCGGGTTCTACCATGTACAAAAC ATAACTGTATCCACAACCAAATCATTCATCGACTACATCAAGACCCAGCCTATCGTATTCGAAGTCTTCGGCCACTACCAACAGCACCCGCTCCACAAAGACGCCAAACTGGAAGGCAGCGTCCGACAGCCACCTCGCCGCATGCTCCCACCCTCCATTCCCATATCCCAGCCGGTCAGGTCTAGCAAATTCGGCGCACTTCCCTCCCCTTGTACCGCTCACATCCACGCCAAAGTCGACGTCCTGGTCTGGTTCGAGATTTGCGAGTTGGCCCCCAGCGGCGAGTACGTCCCCGTGGTGGTGGAGCACAGCGACGACCTGCCCTGCAGAGGGTTGTTCCTGCTGCACCAGGGCATCCAGAGACGGATCAGGATCACCATAGTTCACGATCAAGCCGCCGAAATCAAGTGGAGGGACGTGAAGGAGTTGGTGGTGGGGAGGATCAGGAACAGTCCGGAGTCGGACGAAGACGAGGATAATGATAACTCAGTTTTGTCCTTGGGACTGTTCCCAGGGGAGTATCTGGAGGTTCCCGGAGATGACAGAGTCATGTTCCGTTTCGAAGCCGCATGGGACAGTTCCCTGCACAATTCGCCGCTGTTGAACAGAGTCACGTCAGGGAGAGAACAAATCTTCATGACGATTTCAGCATATCTGGAG TTGGAAAATTGTGGCCGCCCCGCCATCATAACCAAAGATCTGAGCATGGTGATCTACGGCAGGACCGGCCCCAGCTCATTCAAACGTCTCTTCTCCGGGAATTACCGCAACGACGAAGCCAACAGACTGTCGGGAGTGTACGAATTGCTCTTGCGGCGAGCCAGCGAAGCAGGTAGTCCAG GGGTGCAGCGACGCCAGCGCCGCGTCCTCGACACCAGCTCCACTTACGTCCGCGGTGAGGAGAACCTCCACGGTTGGCGCCCCAGAGGCGACTCGTTGATCTTCGACCACCAGTGGGAGCTCGAGAAGCTGACGCGTCTCGAGGAGGTGGAGTGGATGCGTCACACTCTCCTCCTGCGCGAACGTTTGGGTTACGACAGGTCGATCAATCACAACAAGTACCACGTGGAGTATACCAAGAGCGAGAAGGAAGTGTGCAATATGGTGGCCAAGAACAACAATCTGAACAACGCCGTTCAGAATAACGATTTCTACGAGTACACCGACAGGGAGAAGCAGTTGCTGATAAAGTGCATACGGTTGATCCAGGGGAAGGGTCGCGACAGCGTCTCGGGGATGAAAGATAACGAGGTGGCGAGCCCCTCGGAGGAGATGACGGAGATGAGCACCAGCATGTTGTCGAGCATGATGTCCAACGCATCGATAGAGTTGTGTTCACCGGAGAGGGCGGCTCTGCCGGGTGAATGTGCTCCCTTCCCACCGGTTCCGGTGTCGCCTCCGGGACCGAGGGATCCGGAGTTGGTGCTGTACGTGCCCGATATGGAGGAGATCAGGATTTCGCCGGTGGTTGCCAGGAAAGGATATCTGAACGTTTTGGAGCACAAGACGAAGGGATGGAAGAAGCGATGGGTG